The following nucleotide sequence is from Siniperca chuatsi isolate FFG_IHB_CAS linkage group LG2, ASM2008510v1, whole genome shotgun sequence.
TcatccaaaacatttcacattcgGTCTTACTCTTACCTCTGGCATCTGTGACTGCAGACAGTCTCCTCATCAAGGGCCCAAGGCTGGCACCATCTCCCTGCAAATAAAAGAACACTGCAGCTGGTAAAGCAAAAGAAAGATTTGCTTAAGatgcagtgttttaaaaaaaaaaaaaaagacctacTCACACATGGGTCAGGTAATCCCTGGGCATTTTGAGTCGGGGGATCTAGCAGACATATAGTGTCTCTACTCACTGAAAGATACAGGCCTGCCGTTAGTTATTACCATTGAGAGACTGATACCTGTAGTAGACAAAAAGTAGTAGACAATACCTTGTACATATTGCTCCCGAGTACCTTGGGGAATGATGTCTGACGAGGCCCCCCCCCGTTCCCTCTATTAGTGAGCGCCCCAGGTTGTCCTCAGGTGGAGGTCCCCCACCAGTAGCAGTGGCATCCGCCTTTTTGTTTGGTGTTTGgtgatttaataataataataataattgtatttctagagcacttttcaaacaATAAGCACAAAGTGCTTTCCAAGGTCAGAAGATGAAAAACATAAGCAACATTAGGAACAGTTACAAGAggtaaataatgaaacatgtacatatacacataggAGGCTACATACTTTGCTATGTACATGTTATAtgcatagacatacacacacatagacaaaatatattcattataGGCTACTACCActctggaaaatgtttttgtacttaAGTTTCACTTGTTGCCACATTCTTTTCTGGCTATTGAGATGGCTCCTGTTGAGATGTAGGTCATAGAGGCTTCACGCACCTCACAGAATTAGGCTAATTAACAGTAAATGCATTGTAGTTATGTCAGTTCTCCTAAGTTACGCTATGCCATAATGAGAAGAACACTGCTGTCGTCTGCCCTTCTTTTTGCGACATATGTCCACTTTTCGACAATCGACTGTTCTGGGCTGCTTATGTACTCCGCGCGCGCGCTCAATGCTGGATTGTTCAAGCCTGGCTTGAGTTAAAGTTGACTAGACAGGGCTGAATTGTGTTAGTGGAACGGCTTGAGCCTTCaaatcagaaactgatgcagctaATTACAAAGCGCCTTTGTATAGCAATTATCCGCAGTAGACGCCTTATTTGCCTAATTGAAATGCGTCTGCAGGTATTTCCGATTTATTGGTAAAAAGCAGTAGGCCTCTAGCTCTAAGTCTACAACTGGCAGTCGATCTGTGATAGTTTGGGAAAGTGTTCAAGGGTATGTGTGTTCCATTTAAATCCCACTTTCCCGCTGCTGTCCAAGTGGCTTCCGTGCGACATATGCTGTTACGTAATACCAAGGCCTGAGGGGAAGTGAAAGAGGGGAAGTGGAACTAATAATAAAACGCAGCCCCAGAGTTTCCCTCATCTCAGGGTTAACTaactcagagttttcactaaacctgCGTTCTGGAATACACCGCAGAGCTACACATAATACagcctctatgcttgactcaaactgttaactcataggCCTTCAGAATGAACGTTTCCCAGTACTCAATACTCAGTGATCAATATGGAGGgtatttttggtcataattctaattaaaagtaaatttaCTAAATAGTAAATTAAAAGAGATAAAAGCGCAGAGGCTCCTCATGGACAGCAGGGGGAGCTGCCTGCTAAAGAGCACAGTGAGGAGGAACCGCACTGAAAACTACAGATTCACAGTAACAGTATTGCCTATTTCCGCTTTTATTCGAATACGAATACAAATCATTTAGCTGCCTCAATAAAttaacagtgtgttttaaagtAGTTAATAAAACCCTGTGGCTTTGAGTTGGCAGCCAAATGAGCCATCATATCTTTCTAATTTCAGCAGCGCTAGAAGCAAATAACGTAAAGCACAACAAATGTGGACTGTTACTGTACAGCCATGTAAAGTCTTTTCATATTTATTGGTTAAGATAAGATtgcactttattgatcccctatGGGAAATTCAGGTGTCACAGCAGCAATTACTGGGAgtacaaaaatgtacagtagGGAATAGCAAAATGTAACAAGCAAAATacaataagcaaaataaaacaaggtaaTTATAGATcatataaaaaactaaaatacaagACTTTAataaagtgtctgtgtgtctgagtgagagaaaaagaccTGAGTCTAGTGGTGTCCATTGATCCAGTGGATACagaatcagttgtgtgactaaCGTCCAGCTTGTACTGAGACCCAGTGAGCACTTCTGGAAACACACAACGCTGTGATGTTCAGGTGAAACATCTCTGTCTGCAGGGAGGAGGACAAGTCAGTGCAGCAGAAAAACAGTGACGCTTGTGTTAACCTAATACACTGCACTGCTTCAACAGTCTAAGCTTGTATTAAATCAGGTCTATTACATTTTTAGACTTTCACTCGCCCTTATTCTTGTGTATACGGCTTAATTtggccatttaaaaaaaaaaaaaaatctttgcagTAGGCTATGCCTGCATTAATACTGATTTTTAAAGGATACATAATTCTACCATGACAAAAACAtgcttaaagggtcagttcaccccaaaatcaaaaatccatctgctatttatccatctagattgttgtGGTGCGAGTTGCCGAGTGCATCTACTCATGGACGAGAGGCTTGTGCTTGTGATGGCGCAGGATGTAAACATAAGTGGCGTCCTCCTTGGCTGAGCTGTAACACTAGCTAGCTCAGTGGTGCTAGGTGAGCTAGCAGTATCGCTGCACGCTTCCTTCTGTGCGGTGATACGGTTGGCAGATGTAGTttgatagaaagaaaatagttcctacatgaaactgttcaTAACAAGGTCTGTAGATTATCTTGAATAACCGGATCATGATTTctgacattgctgttgagtttttcatattattattattattattattttttattttttggcgttttgagcaccacaagccgagtgccatatagttccattatatttgagagaaggcagacatctctacggcctaaatctccaaaactctgcaactcacaccaaaacactaTAGGTGGATAAAAAGCACTACAGATAAGAGGACACATTTGTATTTtagatttgggggtgaactgtacCTTTTTAAAGCACGAGAGTAATACTTTTCTGTAACTTCCCTCATGGGTGAAAAGTGTTCCACGAGAAGACTTCCGAATGACCAAATGTTGCTCGGCAACAGACAAAAACCAGAATGACTTGTTTTGACCTTGTTAATACATTTAACTAAGTTCTCCATTTGACGTCGTTATAACCATGCAATCTTATGGGCAGGACTcatacacactgtgtgtgtatgtgtgtaagagagCATGAGTATGCACATCCTGTTTGTGCAAAGAAATGTTGAACATATGGACACAATAATGTGCCCTTTGTAATCTGACTTGGACAAGCCACACAAAGGGGAGATTTAGGCTTTATCGGAAAGACTTTAAGGATGAGGACTAAGTGGTTGGTTTGGCAAATCTACATCTGGTTAACCACCCCACCCCCGTTAAAGAGCCGCTTCCCTGAGCTTTTCTATGGGAAACATTGTGACTGTCTCCCATGCagtgagtgaaaaaaaaacaactaaaaaagcACCCTCCAACGGGGCTTTATATTTAAAGGcttacatatttatttcttacaCATCCATGCATTATACTGACAAACATTTGACAATCATTTATCCCCACATGAATGCAGGTGCCGGTCAGAAGAGTGCTATGTTTGTCCACGCACAGTCTTTCGAGGATCTGACTGCTGAGGAAGAGGTTGGGAGGGAGGCTGAACTGGACAAATCAGGAGAGTGCACAGAAGAGCTCAAGGTGATGGTGGGGGAGGAAACCATCGAGGAGCAACACAACAACGACATTTCATCGGAGAGTACGACTAAGGAGGAAGACGTGTTGAGTGAGGCATGGAGGAGCCACAGAAAACACGTGTTTGTGCTGAGCGAGGCTGGAAAGCCAATCTACACCCGCTACGGCACGGAGGAGGCTCTGTCCAGCACCATGGGGGTGATGATGGCCCTTGTATCCTTTGTTGAGGCTGAGAAGAACATCATTCGTTCCATCCACGCAGGTCAGAATATACTTTGGTTCTAGGATGTGGCTcataagtaaaaaataaattgttcaaAAGTGCATGTTGTGAAATATGTTGGATCCATGTCAACTCTGTAAACCTTTTGTGTGTCAGATGGCTGTAAAGTGGTTTTCCTCGCTAAGAGCCCTCTGGTCCTGGTGGGCGTGTCTCGTACCTGCCAGTCAGACAAGGAGCTGCTTCGGGAGCTGCAGTACATCTACTACCAGATCGTCAGCCTGCTTACCCTCACCCAGCTCAACAACATCTTCCAGCACAAGCAGAACTACGACCTGCGCCGCCTGCTGGCCGGCTCCGAGTATCTCACCGACAACCTGCTGCATCGGCTGGACCGAGACCCCGGTCTGCTGCTCAGCGCCGTTACCTGCCTGCCTCTGGCCAGCTCCGCCAGGGACGTGGTCTCATCGAGCCTACAAGCCGCCAAAGCCAAAAACCTGGTGTTCTCCATCCTGCTGGCGGGGGACCGCCTAGTTACTCTGGTGAGAAAAAAGGACCAGTTCCTGCACCACATAGACTTGCACCTGGTCTTCAACCTTGTTGGCTCCTCCTCGTCGTTTCGAGAGGGTGAAGGCTGGACACCGATCTGTCTGCCAAAGTTCAACACTGCAGGATTTTTCCACGCTCACATTTCTTACCTGGAGCCCGCGTCCCAGCTCTGCCTCATCCTCGTCTCAACCGACCGAGAGGACTTTTTTAACATGTCCGACTGCAAGCAACGGTTCATGGAGAGGCTGAGCAAGCGCAGTGCCTACCAGGCCCTGAAGGAGGCGCTTAAATGTCCCAGCTATTCTGTGGAGCAGGTCGGCATCCCGGAGCTCAGGCACTTCCTGTACAAATCGAAGAGCTCAGGGCTGTACACCAGGTGGgctgaaacattttcagagaTATGCTCGTGTTGAATTTATGTCAGTGGTTTTTACATTACGAAACATACCAAAAGCTTCACAAGTCATgtcattttgtctttaattcTTGGCGTCCCTCTGAGTGCCAGACTTCTTTTGTGCAAATCTTCAGGTGTTGCACTTGACAAGATGCTCTTATTTCTTTTCCTCCAGTCCAGAGTTTCCTGCAGTGTACCAGTCTGATAAAGAGCAGGAAAGGCTGATGGGATTGTACCAGGACCTTCACAGCAACTTGCATCATCCAACCAGACCTCTCCGCTCCTTCTACCGCTGTAGTGAAACTGAAAACCTGCTGGCGTGGGTAAGTCTGGCACTGTGAGATGAGATGCTTGTCGccttttacagtattttacaattgCTCTGGCTCAGTTTTCACAACAGAGTTTCAGTTTcacagtagggctgcaactaacgactATTTTGATAGTAGAATCATCAATCGATTACTGAAACGAATAATTGACTATTCGGATTATGAATCGCACAGTTACTCAATAGCTCTTATTTAGCTTATCAGCTTTTAAATTTAGCTTGAGGTTGTTTTTAGGCATGTGTTAACaacaataaagacaataaataagaaTGCTTCATTCAAAAATACTTCTTTTAATGAACTTTCCTGCTGATACAACAGAATGTTTAAGTGAAATCAAGTCCTGTCATGGACCAAACAGGTTGCTATAGCAACAGTGAGTTCTTTGGGGTGGTCACTTTTTTCCAAAAGTCAAGTTCGaaaaaagatcaaacaaacCCATAAATCGTTAGAAGCCAAGCCACATTGGGCACGCATG
It contains:
- the mon1a gene encoding vacuolar fusion protein MON1 homolog A, giving the protein MDGEAQRATVSWENGTLAPGDRLRCERADSPTPGLVEGTEPGAGQKSAMFVHAQSFEDLTAEEEVGREAELDKSGECTEELKVMVGEETIEEQHNNDISSESTTKEEDVLSEAWRSHRKHVFVLSEAGKPIYTRYGTEEALSSTMGVMMALVSFVEAEKNIIRSIHADGCKVVFLAKSPLVLVGVSRTCQSDKELLRELQYIYYQIVSLLTLTQLNNIFQHKQNYDLRRLLAGSEYLTDNLLHRLDRDPGLLLSAVTCLPLASSARDVVSSSLQAAKAKNLVFSILLAGDRLVTLVRKKDQFLHHIDLHLVFNLVGSSSSFREGEGWTPICLPKFNTAGFFHAHISYLEPASQLCLILVSTDREDFFNMSDCKQRFMERLSKRSAYQALKEALKCPSYSVEQVGIPELRHFLYKSKSSGLYTSPEFPAVYQSDKEQERLMGLYQDLHSNLHHPTRPLRSFYRCSETENLLAWVTSGFELYLCFSPLGTKALAVSAVSKLLKWIRKEEDRLFILSPLTY